TCCGCGGCCTGTGCGGGCCTTCTTGTCCAGTTGGTCAAAAACTGGCAAGCATATTGCAACTCCTCCGACAACTGAATCGCCGGCGTTGGCACTGGCATCCCGAACTGGAGGCAAAATGAACTTAAGACGACTGAAATACTTCGTAAAAATCGTCGATATCGGTAGCCTGACTCAGGCTGCTGAGGTGTTGCACATCGCTCAGCCCGCATTAAGCCAGCAGGTGGCTACGCTGGAAGGTGAGATGGATCAGCAGCTCCTTATCCGTACCAAACGGGGAGTTACGCCGACGGAGGCCGGTAAAATTCTCTACACCCATGCGCGGACTATTTTGCGTCAGTGCGAACAGGCGCAGATGGCGGTGTGTAATATCGGCCAGACGCTGAGCGGCCAGGTGTCGATTGGGCTGGCCCCGGGCACCGCCGCGTCGTCGATCACTATGCCGCTGCTTCAGGCGGTACGTAACGAATTGCCGGAAGTCACGGTCTATCTGCATGAAAACAGCGGCACCGTGCTGAACGATAAACTGCTCGGCGGTCAGCTCGACATGGCGGTGCTGTATGAGCGTTCCCCGGTGGCGGGGATCACCAGCCAGCAATTGCTGAAAGAAGATTTGTGGCTGGTCGGCACCCGTGATTGTCCTGGGCAGAGCGTGGACCTGACGGCGATTGCTGAAATGAATCTTTTCCTGCCGCGCGATTACAGCGCGGTGCGGGCGCGGGTCGATGAAGCCTTTTCGCTGCGTCGTCTGACGGCGAAAATTATCGGTGAAATTGAATCGCTCTCTACCCTGACCGCGGCAATTGCCAGCGGAATGGGCGTGACGGTGTTGCCGGAATCTGCCGCGCGTTCGCTGTGCGGGGCGGCTAACGGCTGGATGGCGCGCATCACCACGCCGTCGATGAGCTTACCACTGTCGCTAAACATGTCGGCTCGCGGGTCACTGTCTCCGCAGGCTCACGCGGTGAAAGAGATTTTGATGTCGCTGGTCAGCCGTCCTTCGCTTGAGAATCGCGAACTGCTGATGGTCAGCTAAGCGTTATGCTTTAAAAGCATAAGTTGCGGGTTTTTATTATTTGTTCCCCAGAGGCGCAGACTCTAACAATAGCGTTATATCTGCAGGCCTCTGGAGGAAAAGGTGAATTTCCAGCAACTCAAAATTATTCGCGAAGCGGCGCGGCAGGATTACAACCTGACCGAAGTCGCCAACATGCTTTACACTTCGCAATCCGGCGTTAGCCGGCACATTCGCGAGCTGGAAGAAGAACTCGGCATCGAGATTTTCATCCGTCGCGGCAAGCGCCTGCTCGGGATGACCGAGCCCGGCAAAGCGCTGCTGGTAATTGCCGAGCGTATCCTCAACGAGGCGAGCAACGTGCGCCGTCTCGCCGACCTGTTTACCAACGACGCTTCCGGCGTATTGACCATCGCCACCACGCATACCCAGGCGCGCTACAGTTTGCCGCCGGTTATCAAGGCCTTCCGTGAGTTATTCAAAGAAGTCAGGCTGGAACTGATTCAGGGCACACCGCAGGAAATCGACGCGCTGCTGCATAACGGCGGGGCGGATATCGGCATCGCCAGTGAGCGGCTGAGCAATGATTCAACCTTGGCGGCGTTCCCGTGGTTCCGCTGGCATCACAACCTGCTGGTGCCGGAAGGGCATCCTTTGACCCAAACCGTGCCGCTGACGCTGGAAGCCATCGCCCGCTGGCCGCTGATCACTTATCGCCAGGGGATAACCGGGCGGTCACGCATCGACGAAGCGTTTAATCGCAAAGGTTTGGTGCCGGATATCGTGCTGAGCGCGCAGGATTCCGACGTGATCAAAACCTACGTCGAACTCGGGCTGGGGATTGGGCTGGTGGCTGAACAGTCTGGCGATAGTCAGGAAACCGGTCGCTTGACCCGGCTGGATACCCACCACCTGTTTGATGCCAACACCGTATGGCTGGGCCTGAAACGCGGTCAGCTGCAGCGCAACTATGTCTGGCGTTTCCTGGAGTTGTGCAATGCGGGCTTGTCGGTCGAGGAGATCAAACGCCAGGTGATGGAGCCGGAAGAAGTGGCGATTGATTATCAAATCTAAAAAAGCAAAAAGCCCGTTCAGTTTCCTGAACAGGCTTCTTAAATATGGCTCCTCTGACTGGACTCGAACCAGTGACATACGGATTAACAGTCCGCCGTTCTACCGACTGAACTACAGAGGAATCGTTTGAACGAGGCGAATATTAAAGGCACCCCATTTTTGTGTCAACACTAAATTTAACTGACTGATTCAATTGCATGAAATAAAGGCAATGTGTCGTTTTAGTGTACTACGCGCAGGTTACTGCTTTCATCGCTGCCATTTTCACGAATTCGCTTGAGAGGATCCTGATGATAAAAATGACAGAAACGCTGCCACAGCGCGGGGAAGCGTGGGGCAAACAGTTCCGGGGCGCTGAAGAAGTATTCTGAGAGCACGGCGAAACATTCAGCAGGGTCCGTCGCGGCATACGCATCGATGCTGGCGGCGCTTTCTCCCACTAAATCAATTTCATCCTGAATATTGTTCATCGCCGCATGGAGGTCATGTTCCCAGCCTGCGACCTCACGAAGGGGGATCGGCGGTACGCCGCTGGCACGATCGCCGTTCCGCACATCCAGCTTGTGTGCCACTTCATGGACGATAAGGTTGAAACCGGAAGCGTCGAAGGAATCTTGAATATCGAGCCAGTTCAGCACAATCGGACCCTGTTGCCAGCTTTGCCCGGACTGCACCATACGTTGGCTGTGGATCAGGCCAATATCATCTTCCCACTCGTCGTCGACCACAAACGGGGCAGGGTAGATCAGCACTTCGTGGAAGCCGTCGAGCCATTCAATCCCGAGAGAAAGCACGGGCAGGCAAAACAGCATCGCGATGCGTGCCGTATGCAACGGTTCCAGTTCAAGACCCTGCAGAGGGACGAGGCGTTTTTGCTGCAGGAAACGGTCTGCCAGCTGCGTTAGTCTGAGCTGTTCTTCCGGTGAAAGACTCGCCAGGACAGGAATGGCAAGTGCCTGCTCCCAAGGAATATCTTCGCTAAGGGGAGCGTCATGTGCTTTCCAGGGCCATTTAATCATCGCTTTGCTCGCAAACTCGTCACTTGATATCAATTGAAGGGACAGGGTCTGTTAAAATGCCAAAGTTCCTGGCATCATGGCAACCACTCAGCGGAGAGATGCCGGAGCGGCTGAACGGACTAGTCTCGAAAACTAGAGTAGGGGCAACTCTACCGGGGGTTCAAATCCCCCTCTCTCCGCCACTATTCAATCACTTACACCGTTTCGTTTCAGTGACCAAAATCCCATTGATGCAATCTATGCATTTTTGTTGAGATAATCCTTACCTCCTCGACCTGTTTCCTGATCCAGTATAGTCCCCATGGACTCATCCCCACGCTACACCCGTGACCTAAAGCAAAAAGACAGAAATGTCTGATGACGCCTCTGTCTTGTCTGGCTGAAGCGACAGGCGCCTGAAAACGGCGTTGTTCCGGCATGCAGTAACACGTCGAAGGACTGCGGTTGGTTAAAGCGATTGAATGTAGGCGCGCCCTGCATCGCTAATTGATTACCCGTCATCGTAAAAGAAATTAGATTACTGAAAGGCAGGCACAAAAAAG
This DNA window, taken from Scandinavium goeteborgense, encodes the following:
- the nac gene encoding nitrogen assimilation transcriptional regulator NAC; this encodes MNLRRLKYFVKIVDIGSLTQAAEVLHIAQPALSQQVATLEGEMDQQLLIRTKRGVTPTEAGKILYTHARTILRQCEQAQMAVCNIGQTLSGQVSIGLAPGTAASSITMPLLQAVRNELPEVTVYLHENSGTVLNDKLLGGQLDMAVLYERSPVAGITSQQLLKEDLWLVGTRDCPGQSVDLTAIAEMNLFLPRDYSAVRARVDEAFSLRRLTAKIIGEIESLSTLTAAIASGMGVTVLPESAARSLCGAANGWMARITTPSMSLPLSLNMSARGSLSPQAHAVKEILMSLVSRPSLENRELLMVS
- the cbl gene encoding HTH-type transcriptional regulator Cbl, whose amino-acid sequence is MNFQQLKIIREAARQDYNLTEVANMLYTSQSGVSRHIRELEEELGIEIFIRRGKRLLGMTEPGKALLVIAERILNEASNVRRLADLFTNDASGVLTIATTHTQARYSLPPVIKAFRELFKEVRLELIQGTPQEIDALLHNGGADIGIASERLSNDSTLAAFPWFRWHHNLLVPEGHPLTQTVPLTLEAIARWPLITYRQGITGRSRIDEAFNRKGLVPDIVLSAQDSDVIKTYVELGLGIGLVAEQSGDSQETGRLTRLDTHHLFDANTVWLGLKRGQLQRNYVWRFLELCNAGLSVEEIKRQVMEPEEVAIDYQI
- the mtfA gene encoding DgsA anti-repressor MtfA — encoded protein: MIKWPWKAHDAPLSEDIPWEQALAIPVLASLSPEEQLRLTQLADRFLQQKRLVPLQGLELEPLHTARIAMLFCLPVLSLGIEWLDGFHEVLIYPAPFVVDDEWEDDIGLIHSQRMVQSGQSWQQGPIVLNWLDIQDSFDASGFNLIVHEVAHKLDVRNGDRASGVPPIPLREVAGWEHDLHAAMNNIQDEIDLVGESAASIDAYAATDPAECFAVLSEYFFSAPELFAPRFPALWQRFCHFYHQDPLKRIRENGSDESSNLRVVH